One segment of Streptomyces sp. NBC_01463 DNA contains the following:
- a CDS encoding beta-galactosidase produces the protein MPSLRDAARGRILFGGDYNPEQWPEEVWEDDARLMKEAGVNSVTLGVFSWAKIEPRPGAREFGWLDRLMDLMHANGIGVVLATPTASPPPWMGARHPETLPRAEDGSVVWYGSRQQFCASSPVYRRYAAALTEDLAARYADHPALTVWHINNEYCTHCWCDETGAHFRRWLRSRYGTVDALNEAWGTAFWSQRYDSWTEILPPRKAQYMKNPAQVLDFKRFTSDALMECYVAERDIVARHTPHIPVTTNFMPLWSGQDAWAWSAQEDIVSVDIYPDPRDPQAGQYNAMLADMTRSQAGGPWMLMEQAAGPVNWRGVNHPKPEGLNRLWSLQSVARGADAVCYFQWRQSRQGSEKFHSGMLTHAGEHGRTFREIRRLGAELALLGPAVGGGDVPADVAVLHDWDSWWAGAQEGRPSSLLDYTEVVQRWHRALWENGVVTEFARPDADLSRFKAVAVPHLYLLDDAAVDNLVAYAQGGGRLVCGFFSGIADVDDRIRPGGMDVRLRELFGIRTLHEWWPLDAGATVACDGFEGSLWSEELEASEGTEVVASYRDGELAGLPAVLRRGRAHYLSTLPEPAALRALLGDVVREAGAEPVLAGLPAGVEAVRRGGLLFLLHHGRETVTVEVPGTHEDLLTGRTVEDRVELGRYGVAVLRSAAP, from the coding sequence ATGCCGTCCCTGCGCGACGCGGCCCGTGGCCGCATCCTCTTCGGAGGCGACTACAACCCCGAGCAGTGGCCCGAGGAGGTGTGGGAGGACGATGCCCGGCTGATGAAGGAGGCCGGGGTCAACTCCGTCACCCTCGGCGTCTTCTCCTGGGCCAAGATCGAACCGCGCCCGGGAGCGAGGGAGTTCGGCTGGCTGGACCGGCTGATGGACCTGATGCACGCGAACGGCATCGGCGTGGTGCTCGCCACCCCCACCGCGTCCCCGCCGCCCTGGATGGGGGCGCGGCACCCGGAGACGCTGCCGCGCGCGGAGGACGGCTCGGTCGTCTGGTACGGCTCGCGCCAGCAGTTCTGCGCCAGCTCACCCGTCTACCGGCGCTACGCCGCCGCGCTCACCGAGGACCTCGCCGCACGGTACGCGGACCATCCGGCGCTCACCGTGTGGCACATCAACAACGAGTACTGCACGCACTGCTGGTGCGACGAGACGGGCGCCCACTTCCGCCGCTGGCTGCGCAGCAGGTACGGCACGGTGGACGCGCTCAACGAGGCCTGGGGCACCGCCTTCTGGAGCCAGCGCTACGACTCCTGGACGGAGATCCTGCCGCCGCGCAAGGCGCAGTACATGAAGAACCCGGCGCAGGTGCTGGACTTCAAGCGGTTCACCTCCGACGCGCTGATGGAGTGCTACGTCGCCGAGCGGGACATCGTCGCCCGGCACACCCCGCACATCCCGGTCACGACGAACTTCATGCCGCTGTGGTCGGGTCAGGACGCCTGGGCCTGGTCGGCGCAGGAGGACATCGTCTCCGTCGACATCTATCCGGACCCCCGGGACCCGCAGGCCGGTCAGTACAACGCGATGCTCGCCGACATGACGCGCTCGCAGGCCGGCGGTCCGTGGATGCTGATGGAGCAGGCGGCGGGGCCCGTCAACTGGCGGGGCGTCAACCACCCCAAGCCCGAGGGCCTGAACCGGCTCTGGTCGCTGCAGTCCGTGGCGCGCGGCGCCGACGCCGTCTGCTACTTCCAGTGGCGGCAGTCCCGGCAGGGCTCCGAGAAGTTCCACTCCGGGATGCTCACCCACGCCGGTGAACACGGCCGCACGTTCCGCGAGATCAGGCGGCTGGGGGCGGAACTCGCCCTGCTCGGACCGGCCGTCGGCGGCGGCGACGTGCCCGCCGATGTGGCCGTCCTGCACGACTGGGACTCCTGGTGGGCGGGCGCCCAGGAGGGCAGGCCGTCCTCGCTGCTGGACTACACCGAGGTGGTGCAGCGCTGGCACCGGGCGCTGTGGGAGAACGGCGTGGTCACGGAGTTCGCCCGCCCCGACGCGGACCTGAGCCGGTTCAAGGCGGTCGCCGTCCCGCACCTGTACCTGCTCGACGACGCCGCGGTCGACAACCTGGTCGCGTACGCGCAGGGCGGCGGGCGGCTGGTCTGCGGCTTCTTCAGCGGGATCGCGGACGTGGACGACCGCATCAGGCCGGGCGGCATGGACGTCCGGCTGCGTGAGCTGTTCGGCATCCGCACCCTGCACGAGTGGTGGCCGCTGGACGCCGGTGCGACCGTGGCCTGCGACGGCTTCGAGGGCAGCCTGTGGTCGGAGGAACTGGAGGCGTCGGAGGGCACCGAGGTGGTCGCCTCCTACCGTGACGGCGAGCTGGCCGGGCTGCCCGCGGTGCTGCGCAGGGGCCGGGCCCACTACCTGTCGACGCTGCCGGAACCGGCGGCGCTGCGGGCGCTGCTCGGTGACGTGGTGCGGGAGGCCGGCGCGGAGCCGGTGCTCGCCGGTCTGCCCGCGGGCGTGGAGGCGGTGCGCCGCGGCGGTCTCCTCTTCCTGCTGCACCACGGCCGCGAGACCGTCACCGTGGAGGTGCCGGGCACGCACGAGGACCTGCTGACGGGACGGACCGTCGAGGACCGGGTCGAGCTGGGCCGCTACGGCGTGGCCGTGCTGCGGAGCGCCGCGCCATGA
- a CDS encoding glycoside hydrolase family 95 protein: protein MTLRADIDGTWEPSPATRWEDAFLGGNGRHGAMVYGDPADDRVIVNHHSLVRPNGSEHARPPELADRLHQMQSALLTGDTTAAERFGAGRPLVWVQPFHPAFQTRIRPTPGASAGSEDGGPPAGYRRTVDFTTGEITAVCEGRRSQVFVSRADDVIVQRVTGPGLAVDLTLDHTLPGAPPRLAIGRGTALTPGGGRLALRVGYPDSDLAYTGETVVRADGGRVTVAGEGIRIEGARSLLLLTRVHRHASGPDPAAKSAALPQDDYPALLARHRALHRPAFERSTLTLDADPAERALPGSELLRRPGSPALLERLFAAGRYHLLSSSGVLPPRLTGLWTGDWNTAWSGAFTTNANLNLQIASAAAAALPEVSRAHAALVYGQLADWRDNARAIFGARGIVAPSHTDGESGHTRHYQRAYPLHLWTAGADWLLEPLIEDAETSGVTDPRLVDALHEAALFYEDFLTRTAPDGTVAVVPSYSPENRPANASWGTVNATMDIAAARHALTASAGRSPTHPASARRRALAARLPAYRVNEDGALAEWAWPGLAETYDHRHLSHLYPVWPLDAINPYDTPELSAAAHRALELRGSENDSAHGHLHHALIAARLRDGARASAALDAVLAGDFFHDSLMSAHYPSRNVYNADAAHALPAAVIESLVQSTPHRLVLLPAPPAGCPSGELRGVRTRFGAGLDLRWSADGTATAVLHPTRDARVDVRTGHGSTLTGSSAGTPSAPLELTAGVDRVLELGPR from the coding sequence ATGACCCTGCGCGCGGACATCGACGGCACGTGGGAGCCGAGCCCCGCGACCCGCTGGGAGGACGCCTTCCTCGGCGGCAACGGCCGGCACGGCGCGATGGTGTACGGGGATCCGGCCGACGACCGGGTCATCGTCAACCACCACTCGCTGGTCCGGCCCAACGGCAGCGAACACGCCCGCCCGCCGGAGCTCGCGGACCGGCTGCACCAGATGCAGAGCGCCCTGCTCACCGGGGACACCACGGCCGCCGAACGGTTCGGGGCGGGGCGGCCGCTGGTGTGGGTCCAGCCCTTCCACCCGGCGTTCCAGACCCGGATCCGCCCCACACCCGGCGCGTCGGCCGGGTCCGAGGACGGGGGTCCGCCGGCGGGCTACCGGCGCACGGTCGACTTCACTACGGGCGAGATCACGGCCGTGTGCGAGGGCCGGCGCAGCCAGGTCTTCGTCTCCCGCGCCGACGACGTCATCGTCCAGCGGGTCACCGGCCCCGGCCTCGCGGTGGATCTGACCCTGGACCACACGCTGCCCGGCGCCCCGCCCCGGCTGGCCATCGGGCGCGGCACCGCGCTGACGCCGGGCGGCGGCCGGCTGGCGCTGCGGGTGGGCTACCCGGACAGCGACCTCGCCTACACCGGGGAGACGGTGGTGCGGGCGGACGGCGGCCGGGTGACGGTCGCGGGCGAGGGCATCCGGATCGAGGGGGCCCGCAGTCTGCTGCTCCTCACCCGGGTGCACCGTCACGCGAGCGGGCCTGACCCGGCCGCGAAGTCCGCCGCGCTGCCGCAGGACGACTACCCGGCGCTGCTCGCCCGGCACCGCGCCCTGCACCGCCCGGCCTTCGAGCGGTCCACCCTGACCCTGGACGCCGATCCGGCCGAACGCGCCTTGCCCGGGAGCGAGTTGCTGCGCCGGCCCGGCAGCCCCGCCCTTCTGGAGCGGCTGTTCGCGGCGGGGCGCTACCACCTGCTCTCTTCTTCGGGTGTGCTGCCGCCCCGGCTGACCGGTCTGTGGACGGGTGACTGGAACACCGCCTGGTCGGGGGCGTTCACCACCAACGCCAACCTCAACCTCCAGATCGCCTCGGCGGCCGCTGCCGCGCTGCCCGAGGTGTCCCGGGCCCATGCCGCCCTGGTGTACGGGCAGCTGGCCGACTGGCGGGACAACGCCCGGGCGATCTTCGGGGCGCGGGGCATCGTCGCCCCCTCCCACACCGACGGCGAGTCCGGGCACACCCGTCACTACCAGCGCGCCTACCCGCTGCATCTGTGGACGGCGGGCGCGGACTGGCTCCTGGAACCGCTGATCGAGGACGCCGAGACGAGCGGGGTGACGGACCCGCGGCTGGTCGACGCGCTGCACGAAGCCGCCCTGTTCTACGAGGACTTCCTGACCCGTACCGCCCCGGACGGCACGGTGGCCGTCGTGCCGTCGTACTCGCCGGAGAACCGTCCGGCCAACGCGAGCTGGGGGACGGTGAACGCGACGATGGACATCGCGGCGGCCCGGCACGCGCTCACCGCGTCGGCCGGCCGCTCCCCCACCCATCCGGCCTCCGCACGGCGGCGGGCGCTCGCCGCCCGGCTCCCGGCGTACCGGGTCAACGAGGACGGGGCGCTCGCCGAGTGGGCGTGGCCGGGCCTGGCGGAGACCTACGACCACCGTCATCTCAGCCACCTCTACCCGGTGTGGCCGCTGGACGCGATCAATCCGTACGACACCCCGGAACTCTCGGCCGCCGCGCACCGCGCACTGGAGCTGCGCGGGTCGGAGAACGACTCCGCCCACGGCCATCTGCACCATGCGCTGATCGCCGCACGGCTGCGGGACGGCGCCCGGGCCTCGGCGGCCCTGGACGCCGTGCTCGCGGGCGACTTCTTCCACGACTCGCTGATGAGCGCGCACTATCCGTCCCGCAACGTCTACAACGCGGACGCGGCTCACGCCCTGCCCGCCGCGGTGATCGAGTCGCTGGTCCAGTCGACACCGCACCGGCTGGTCCTGCTCCCGGCCCCTCCGGCCGGCTGCCCGAGCGGCGAACTGCGCGGTGTGCGGACACGGTTCGGCGCCGGACTGGACCTGCGCTGGTCCGCCGACGGCACCGCGACCGCGGTGCTCCACCCCACCCGTGACGCCCGCGTGGACGTCCGTACGGGCCATGGCAGCACCCTCACCGGTTCCTCCGCCGGAACCCCCTCGGCCCCGCTGGAGCTGACGGCCGGCGTGGACCGCGTCCTCGAACTGGGGCCGCGGTAG
- a CDS encoding LacI family transcriptional regulator yields MVTLAEVAQHAGVSASTVSYVLSGKRSISVSTRERVELSIQQLGYHPNAGARALASSRSNIIALMVPLRTDMYVPVMMEIAIAVATTARTHGYDVLLLTGEEGPAAVRRIAGSSLADAMILMDVELHDERLPLLRETDRAAVLIGLPADTDGLTCVDLDFEATGALCVEHLADLGHREVAVIGEAAAVYERHTGFAERTVDGIRAKARETGVRVLHRPCEGGYPAMAQTLARIFDERPGTTGFIVQNESAVEPLLNLLRQQGRAVPEDVSVVAICPEQVASQASVRLTSVAIPAQEMGRRSVEQVVAKLSGRGTDEVELLAPELTVRESTGPAPK; encoded by the coding sequence ATGGTCACCCTTGCCGAGGTCGCCCAGCACGCCGGAGTCTCCGCGAGCACGGTGAGCTACGTCCTCAGCGGGAAGCGGTCCATCTCGGTGTCCACCCGGGAGCGGGTGGAGCTGAGCATCCAGCAGCTCGGCTACCACCCGAACGCGGGCGCGCGGGCGCTCGCGAGCAGCCGGTCGAACATCATCGCGCTCATGGTGCCGCTGCGGACCGACATGTACGTCCCCGTGATGATGGAGATCGCCATCGCGGTCGCCACCACGGCCCGCACCCACGGCTACGACGTCCTGCTCCTCACCGGCGAGGAGGGCCCCGCGGCGGTGCGGCGCATCGCCGGCAGCTCGCTGGCCGACGCGATGATCCTCATGGACGTCGAACTGCACGACGAGCGGCTGCCGTTGCTGCGCGAGACGGACCGGGCCGCCGTGCTCATCGGGCTGCCCGCCGACACCGACGGGCTGACCTGTGTGGACCTCGACTTCGAGGCGACCGGCGCCCTGTGCGTGGAACACCTCGCGGACCTCGGCCACCGGGAGGTCGCCGTGATCGGCGAGGCCGCCGCGGTGTACGAGCGGCACACCGGGTTCGCCGAGCGGACGGTCGACGGCATACGCGCCAAGGCGCGGGAGACCGGAGTGCGCGTGCTGCACCGCCCCTGCGAGGGCGGCTATCCCGCGATGGCGCAGACCCTGGCGCGGATCTTCGACGAGCGCCCCGGCACCACCGGGTTCATCGTGCAGAACGAGTCGGCGGTGGAACCCCTGCTCAACCTGTTGCGCCAGCAGGGCCGGGCGGTGCCCGAGGATGTGTCGGTGGTCGCGATCTGCCCCGAACAGGTGGCCTCGCAGGCCTCCGTGCGGCTCACCTCCGTCGCCATTCCCGCGCAGGAGATGGGGCGCCGCTCGGTCGAGCAGGTCGTCGCCAAGCTCTCCGGCCGCGGAACGGACGAAGTCGAGCTGCTGGCACCGGAACTGACGGTGCGCGAGAGCACGGGACCCGCACCGAAGTAG
- a CDS encoding pectinesterase family protein has protein sequence MTADRRTAQHAPHRPAGSGHRRTRLALAAAVATALVAGFTATSAAGRPVAQSAPGPAAAASTVRADEAADGFASVDALGQDGTYGGRGGATVTVRTLADLEKYATAAQPYVIVVAAAITMDPKGKEIKVASDKTIIGSGTSGHIVGGGFFLGQGVHNVIIRNLTIRDSYAGTWNDKDHDWDAIQMDGAHHVWIDHNDLRNMADGLIDSRKDTTYLTVSWNRLQHDNKAFGIGWTENTTADITIHHNWFHETEQRNPSTDNVAHAHLYNNLLQDDPGTDITSSYGNYARGRTNMVLENSWFEGLNNPVTRDGTATLVQRGSVFSGTSGRNESGGGTSFDPHTFYPYALDSAADVPALVKAGAGPRATTAAAAAAAAATLTVAQDGSGQYRTVQAAVNAVPAGNTSRVVIAIAPGTYRELVKIPSTKKNVTLQGTGPSRRSTVIVYDNASGTQKPDGSGTYGTSGSATVAAEADGFQARNLTIANDFDEAAHQDLNGLQAVALRTAADQVFLDSIITEGDQDTLLLDTAAKDRLGRVYMTDSYVVGNVDFVFGRASAVIDASVITLKKRWDGSSAGYITAPSTAAGRKGFLINDSTVNGDVSAATFYLGRPWHAGGDATLDPMTTVRDTTLSAAIRPAPWTDMSGFSWKDDRFAEYRNDGPGAGTAGSDRPQLGDGEAAGQEIADWLGGWTPSAS, from the coding sequence ATGACAGCGGATCGCCGAACGGCACAGCACGCCCCCCACAGGCCGGCAGGCAGCGGCCACCGCAGAACCCGACTGGCGCTTGCGGCAGCGGTAGCCACCGCCCTCGTGGCCGGATTCACCGCCACCTCGGCGGCCGGCCGGCCCGTGGCGCAGAGCGCTCCGGGTCCCGCCGCGGCCGCCTCCACGGTCCGGGCAGACGAGGCGGCCGACGGATTCGCCTCGGTCGACGCCCTGGGACAGGACGGCACGTACGGCGGGCGCGGCGGTGCGACCGTCACCGTGCGCACCCTCGCTGACCTGGAGAAGTACGCGACGGCGGCGCAGCCGTACGTCATCGTCGTCGCGGCGGCCATCACCATGGACCCCAAGGGCAAGGAGATCAAGGTCGCATCGGACAAGACGATCATCGGCTCCGGCACCTCCGGACACATCGTCGGCGGCGGGTTCTTCCTCGGCCAGGGGGTGCACAACGTCATCATCCGCAATCTGACGATCCGGGACTCCTACGCCGGCACCTGGAACGACAAGGACCACGACTGGGACGCCATCCAGATGGACGGCGCCCACCACGTGTGGATCGACCACAACGACCTGCGGAACATGGCCGACGGCCTGATCGACAGCCGCAAGGACACCACGTACCTCACCGTGTCCTGGAACCGCCTCCAGCACGACAACAAGGCCTTCGGCATCGGCTGGACCGAGAACACCACCGCCGACATCACGATCCACCACAACTGGTTCCACGAGACCGAGCAGCGCAACCCGTCCACCGACAACGTGGCCCACGCCCACCTCTACAACAACCTCCTCCAGGACGACCCGGGCACCGACATCACCAGCAGCTACGGCAACTACGCCCGGGGCCGCACGAACATGGTCCTGGAGAACAGCTGGTTCGAGGGGCTGAACAACCCCGTCACCCGGGACGGCACCGCGACCCTCGTCCAGCGCGGCAGCGTCTTCAGCGGCACGAGCGGACGCAACGAGAGCGGCGGCGGCACCTCCTTCGACCCGCACACCTTCTACCCGTACGCCCTCGACAGTGCCGCCGACGTGCCCGCGCTGGTGAAGGCGGGGGCGGGGCCGCGCGCCACGACCGCGGCCGCCGCGGCGGCCGCCGCGGCCACGCTCACCGTCGCCCAGGACGGCAGTGGTCAGTACCGCACCGTGCAGGCCGCAGTGAACGCGGTGCCCGCCGGCAACACCTCCCGGGTCGTCATCGCCATCGCGCCCGGCACCTACCGCGAACTTGTCAAGATCCCCTCGACCAAGAAGAACGTCACCCTCCAGGGCACCGGCCCCAGCCGCAGGAGCACCGTCATCGTGTACGACAACGCCTCCGGTACCCAGAAGCCCGACGGATCGGGGACGTACGGAACGAGCGGCAGCGCGACCGTGGCCGCCGAGGCGGACGGCTTCCAGGCCCGCAACCTCACCATCGCCAACGACTTCGACGAGGCCGCCCACCAGGACCTGAACGGACTGCAGGCGGTCGCGCTGCGCACCGCGGCCGACCAGGTGTTCCTCGACTCGATCATCACCGAGGGCGACCAGGACACGCTGCTGCTCGACACCGCGGCCAAGGACAGGCTGGGCCGGGTCTACATGACCGACTCCTATGTCGTCGGCAACGTCGACTTCGTCTTCGGCAGGGCGAGCGCCGTCATCGACGCCTCGGTCATCACCCTGAAGAAGCGCTGGGACGGCAGTTCCGCGGGATACATCACCGCCCCGAGCACCGCCGCAGGCCGCAAGGGCTTCCTCATCAACGACTCCACGGTCAACGGCGACGTCTCCGCGGCCACCTTCTACCTCGGGCGTCCCTGGCACGCCGGGGGCGACGCCACGCTCGACCCGATGACCACCGTCCGCGACACCACCCTGAGCGCCGCGATCCGGCCGGCGCCCTGGACGGACATGAGCGGCTTCTCCTGGAAGGACGACCGGTTCGCGGAGTACCGCAACGACGGACCGGGCGCCGGGACGGCAGGCAGCGACCGGCCGCAGCTCGGCGACGGCGAAGCGGCCGGGCAGGAGATCGCCGACTGGCTGGGCGGCTGGACCCCTTCGGCCTCCTGA
- a CDS encoding arabinan endo-1,5-alpha-L-arabinosidase, with translation MSRTFRRRTLAALPAALLLALVPGSASAYPNPGTVTGDVVVHDPSMVRTASGQYLLYSTGDGLQLRTSTDRTAFGRSGSAFATPPAWWRNYSADSDPWAPDISFHGGKYLMYYAVSSFGSNTSAIGLAGSATGQPGSWTDYGTVYTSTASSDYNAIDPSLFVDDDGKWWLSFGSWWTGIKMIRIDPSTGKQDAGDTARRSLASRPTGTKAVEAPTVVKRNGSYYLFASYDTCCAGTSSTYKVRVGRATSVTGPYYDRDGVNMLNNGGTAVLESHGRYIGPGGQSVLADSDGDLLVYHYYDGQDGGTPKLGVNLLNWSSGWPVAY, from the coding sequence ATGAGCCGCACCTTCCGCCGCAGGACCCTCGCCGCCCTCCCCGCCGCGCTCCTCCTGGCCCTGGTGCCGGGCAGCGCGTCCGCCTACCCCAACCCCGGGACCGTCACCGGCGACGTCGTCGTCCACGACCCCTCGATGGTCCGGACGGCCTCCGGGCAGTACCTGCTCTACTCGACGGGCGACGGCCTCCAGCTGCGCACCTCCACGGACCGCACCGCCTTCGGCCGCTCCGGATCGGCCTTCGCCACCCCGCCGGCCTGGTGGAGGAACTACTCCGCGGACTCCGATCCCTGGGCGCCGGACATCTCGTTCCACGGCGGCAAGTACCTGATGTACTACGCGGTCTCGTCCTTCGGCTCGAACACCTCGGCCATCGGGCTGGCCGGCTCCGCCACCGGGCAGCCGGGCAGCTGGACCGACTACGGCACGGTGTACACCTCCACCGCGTCGAGCGACTACAACGCCATCGACCCCAGCCTCTTCGTGGACGACGACGGGAAGTGGTGGCTGTCCTTCGGTTCTTGGTGGACCGGGATCAAGATGATCCGGATCGACCCGTCCACCGGCAAACAGGACGCCGGTGACACCGCCCGCCGCTCGCTGGCCTCCCGCCCCACGGGGACCAAGGCCGTCGAGGCACCGACCGTGGTGAAGCGGAACGGCTCCTACTACCTGTTCGCCTCGTACGACACCTGCTGCGCGGGCACGAGCTCCACGTACAAGGTCAGGGTCGGCCGCGCCACGAGCGTGACGGGGCCGTACTACGACCGCGACGGCGTGAACATGCTCAACAACGGCGGGACCGCGGTGCTGGAGTCGCACGGCCGCTACATCGGACCGGGCGGACAGTCGGTGCTGGCCGACTCCGACGGCGACCTGCTCGTCTACCACTACTACGACGGTCAGGACGGCGGGACCCCGAAGCTCGGCGTCAACCTCCTGAACTGGAGCAGCGGCTGGCCCGTCGCGTACTGA
- a CDS encoding cytochrome P450, protein MPESSDPEITEFFLPELPRLLPYVYHPQAAKLEIASNGWVRRQLGDTFAGEEDLLYFLRQRNGIYGPLTVPEATDQRALDIADWYQYVTVIDSFVSDRSALGASADAARAVFARILGDFDTDVEADEAFPYGRAGQDLWRRISPGLSPAQIGRFGASLEAFLRGCATEIHAKLTDRVPDYEDCLTVRLESFGCDFIELMTEYGAEVDMTELIPEFTEVHLHCRRQMIIINDLLSWRKEHAQDDKMTVVRVLTEGEGLSLQQAVDRLCDLVEEHEKAYIAARDEILGGALGEREDVRRYLRGLDHLMGGSQEFEYLTPRYFGDGSVWDGTTSGWVDLNAEVTRFRDRPHTPAEDADGAGTAGPGDTGHATAPEPEGVNAVAEDAAPDSGAAAAQPTADDRAAIARLRSIVSPGTERRSGGDGQEPDASEAGGPARRPARGATRTEPWKVVTAPGALPVLGHALPLWRRPLEFLGGLPTDADLVEIRLGPKKAYLAHSPELAQQVLTDSRTFDKGGPLFEKARLLVGNGLVSSEWAPHKRQRRLLQPAFHPSRVPGYIGLMGEELEEELAAWEPGKALDVSDTMHGLTLKITARTMFATTADRRAIDEVAYCMPVIMRGVYKRMIAPTGLQEKLPTAHNRDFEQVRVRMRRLIRETVEAYRTGDSEDTGDLMSILVNTRDEETGEGLSDEEIHDQVMTLLIGGTETTGNTMAWVFHTLATHPHIEERLHEELDTVLAGRVPGFGDLHRLPYTGRVITETLRMYPPAWLLTRATTRATELAGRSIDAGTIVLYSPYALGHNPAIYADPDTFDPDRWLPERAEGLPRGFNLPFGGGSRKCIGDTLGAAETTITLAGIAARWRLRTVPGTKAGTAVPRASLGTGPLPMVPERRDRVSGPAGLTLSSAR, encoded by the coding sequence GTGCCGGAGTCATCGGATCCGGAGATCACCGAGTTCTTCCTGCCGGAACTCCCCCGCCTCCTCCCCTACGTCTACCACCCCCAGGCGGCCAAGCTGGAGATCGCCTCGAACGGCTGGGTACGCCGCCAGCTGGGCGACACCTTCGCCGGCGAGGAGGACCTGCTGTACTTCCTGCGCCAGCGCAACGGCATCTACGGGCCCCTCACCGTGCCGGAGGCCACGGACCAGCGGGCGCTCGACATCGCCGACTGGTACCAGTACGTCACGGTGATCGACAGCTTCGTCTCGGACCGCTCCGCCCTGGGTGCGAGCGCGGACGCCGCACGGGCCGTGTTCGCCCGCATCCTCGGTGACTTCGACACCGACGTCGAGGCGGACGAGGCGTTCCCCTACGGCCGGGCGGGCCAGGACCTGTGGCGGCGCATCAGCCCCGGGCTGAGCCCCGCGCAGATCGGCCGCTTCGGAGCGAGCCTGGAGGCCTTCCTCCGCGGCTGCGCCACCGAGATCCACGCCAAGCTGACCGACCGGGTGCCGGACTACGAGGACTGCCTGACGGTACGTCTGGAGAGCTTCGGGTGCGACTTCATCGAGCTGATGACGGAGTACGGCGCCGAGGTCGACATGACGGAGCTGATCCCGGAGTTCACCGAGGTCCATCTGCACTGCCGCCGCCAGATGATCATCATCAACGACCTGCTGTCCTGGCGCAAGGAGCACGCCCAGGACGACAAGATGACGGTGGTCAGGGTCCTCACCGAGGGCGAGGGCCTCAGTCTGCAGCAGGCGGTGGACCGCCTCTGCGATCTGGTGGAGGAGCACGAGAAGGCGTACATCGCCGCCCGCGACGAGATCCTCGGCGGAGCGCTCGGGGAGCGCGAGGACGTACGGCGCTATCTGCGCGGCCTCGACCATCTGATGGGCGGCAGCCAGGAGTTCGAGTACCTGACGCCCCGCTACTTCGGCGACGGATCGGTCTGGGACGGTACGACGTCCGGCTGGGTGGACCTGAACGCGGAGGTCACCCGCTTCCGGGACCGCCCGCACACCCCGGCGGAGGACGCCGACGGCGCCGGGACAGCCGGCCCGGGCGACACCGGCCACGCGACGGCCCCGGAACCGGAGGGCGTCAACGCCGTCGCCGAGGACGCAGCTCCGGACTCCGGAGCCGCCGCCGCGCAGCCCACGGCCGACGACCGGGCGGCCATCGCGCGACTGCGGTCGATCGTCTCGCCGGGGACCGAGCGCAGGTCCGGGGGCGACGGCCAGGAGCCGGACGCCTCCGAGGCCGGCGGACCGGCCCGGCGCCCCGCCCGGGGCGCCACCCGCACCGAGCCCTGGAAGGTGGTCACCGCGCCCGGCGCCCTGCCGGTGCTCGGCCACGCGCTCCCGCTCTGGAGGCGGCCGCTGGAGTTCCTCGGCGGGCTGCCCACCGACGCCGACCTCGTCGAGATCAGGCTCGGCCCGAAGAAGGCCTACCTCGCGCACAGCCCCGAACTCGCCCAGCAGGTGCTCACCGACTCGCGCACGTTCGACAAGGGCGGTCCGCTCTTCGAGAAGGCCAGGCTGCTCGTCGGCAACGGCCTCGTGAGCTCCGAGTGGGCGCCGCACAAGCGTCAGCGCCGGCTGCTCCAGCCCGCGTTCCACCCGAGCCGGGTGCCGGGCTACATCGGCCTGATGGGCGAGGAGCTGGAGGAGGAGCTCGCCGCGTGGGAGCCCGGAAAGGCGCTGGACGTCAGCGACACGATGCACGGGCTCACCCTCAAGATCACCGCGCGGACCATGTTCGCGACCACCGCGGACCGGCGGGCGATCGACGAGGTCGCGTACTGCATGCCGGTCATCATGCGCGGCGTCTACAAGCGGATGATCGCCCCGACCGGACTCCAGGAGAAGCTGCCCACCGCCCACAACCGGGACTTCGAGCAGGTGCGGGTACGGATGCGCCGGCTGATCCGGGAGACCGTCGAGGCGTACCGCACCGGGGACTCCGAGGACACCGGCGACCTGATGTCCATCCTCGTCAACACCCGCGACGAGGAGACCGGGGAGGGGCTGAGCGACGAGGAGATCCACGACCAGGTCATGACCCTGCTCATCGGGGGCACCGAGACCACCGGCAACACCATGGCCTGGGTCTTCCACACGCTCGCGACCCACCCGCACATCGAGGAGCGGCTCCACGAGGAGCTCGACACCGTGCTGGCGGGCCGGGTGCCCGGATTCGGGGACCTGCACCGGCTGCCGTACACGGGCCGGGTCATCACCGAGACCCTGCGCATGTACCCGCCGGCGTGGCTGCTGACCCGGGCCACGACGCGGGCGACCGAGCTGGCGGGGCGGTCCATCGACGCGGGGACCATCGTCCTGTACAGCCCGTACGCGCTGGGGCACAACCCGGCGATATACGCCGACCCGGACACCTTCGACCCGGACCGCTGGCTGCCCGAGCGCGCCGAGGGTCTGCCGCGCGGCTTCAACCTGCCCTTCGGCGGCGGCAGCCGCAAGTGCATCGGCGACACGCTGGGCGCCGCGGAGACCACCATCACGCTCGCGGGCATCGCCGCCCGCTGGCGGCTGCGGACCGTCCCCGGCACCAAGGCGGGCACCGCGGTCCCCCGGGCCTCGCTCGGGACCGGCCCGCTGCCCATGGTGCCCGAGCGCCGCGACCGGGTCTCCGGTCCGGCCGGCCTCACGCTGTCGAGCGCCCGGTGA